From the Thomasclavelia ramosa DSM 1402 genome, the window AGTTTCCTGCGATTCCGGCTTTTAACCGATTGGTATTAGTAACAAATAAATCATCACCAACTAATTGAATTTTAGCTCCTAGTCTACTAGTAAGTTTTTTCCAACCAGTATAATCTTCTTGATCTAAACCGTCTTCAATAGAGATAATAGGGTATTTGCTTACAAGTTGTTCGTAATATTTAATTAATTCATCACTTGTATATTGTTTACCATTAATTGTGTAAATACCATTCTGGTATAGTTCACTGGCAGCTACATCGAGGGCAATTGAAATATCTTTGCCAGGTTCATAATTACATTCTTTAATAGCTTTAATGATTAATTCTAGGGCATCATCATTGGATTCGAGATTAGGCGCAAATCCACCTTCATCACCCACAGAAGTTGCTAGATTACTTCTTTTCAAAATATCTTTTAAAGTATGGAAAACATTTGTTGCCATTTCCATTGCTTGATAGAAAGAATTGGCACTGATTGGCATAATCATGAATTCTTGAAAATCTAGTGAGTTAGTAGCATGGCTTCCGCCATTTACAATATTGATCATCGGGGTTGGTAAGACATGAGCATTGCAACCGCCTAAATAACGGTATAATGGAATTTCAAGATAGTTTGCAGCGCAATTTGCAACCGCCAAAGATACTGCCAGCATGGCATTAGCACCTAATTTTTCTTTATTTTCTGTATTGTCAAAGCGAATCATTGCTAAATCAATTTCTCGTTGTTCTAATACACTTTTTTCTTTAATTAGTTTGGCAATAGTCTCATTCACATTGTTTATTGCTTTAAATACACTTTTTCCACGATACCGTGCATCATCGTTATCGCGTAATTCTAAGGCTTCATATTTTCCTGTTGAGGCACCACTTGGAACAATCGCACTTCCAGAAAATCCACTTTCCGTAGTTACTTCAACTTGAATTGTTGGAAAACCTCTTGAATCTAATACTTGTCTTGCATATACATTTGAAATATATGGCATAATTTTATCACTCCTTCATTTTTTATTATGAACGGCTTTAATTTGCTTTAATCAAATATATTATCTTGTTTTTAATAATTATTATACGGTAATAAAGGAGTTTTTTATTAATGATTCATGTAATTGTTAATTCAAAGGTACTTTACAAGATTGGATACAAGTGCTAATATGCAATTAATTTTAGAGATGTTAATCAAGTGCTAGATAAAGGGGAGAACACGAATGAAAATAAATGAAGAAAGAAATTTACCAATTGGATTCATTGATTCTGGTTTAGGGGGATTAAGTGTTTTAAAAGAGGCGATAAAGATAATGCCTCATGAAGATTTTATATACTATGGTGATTCTTTAAATGCTCCTTATGGAACCAAATCAGTAGATGAGATTAGAGATTTAACCTTTGCTATCGTTGATAAATTATTAAAATTAGGGATCAAAGGATTAGCAGTAGCGTGTAATACTGCAACAAGTGCAGCTGTTCGACAGCTTAGAATAATGTATCCTGATTTAACAATAGTTGGAATTGAACCAGCAATTAAACCAGCAGTTGAATCAAACCATGGTGGTGAAATCTTAGTAATGGCAACACCTATGACAATAAAACAAGAAAAGTTTAACCGGCTGCTAGATATCTATAAAGACCGTGCCAAAATAATACCAGTATCATGTAAGGGGTTAATGGAATTTGTAGAACATGGAAATTTGAATGGGAGCTTTTTAGAAGCATATTTTAATGAAACACTTGTCCCTTATTTAAATGATACTACTGAAACAATTGTTTTAGGATGTACGCATTACCCCTTTTTAAGACCGTATTTAAAAGAATTTTTAGGAGAGCGAAGAATACAGATTATTGATGGCAGTCATGGAACTTCATGTGAATTAAAGCGGCAGTTAGCAGGAAAAAAATTATTGCAGAAAGAAAATCATGAAGGGAAAGTAGTAATAAAAAATTCGATGGATGAACCAGAGATGATTGATTTGAGCTGGAAATTATTGAATTTGCCAATCGATTAAGTTACATACAAATTTTAAAAATGGCCGAATTGGCCTTTTTTAGTGTGATACAAAAAATGTTAAATTATGGTTAAATTTTCGTATAAGAGTGCAATAGAGTATACTTATAAATAAAGGTTAGTTTTAAAATATTTAGCGAGTAAAAGAACATGATTAAATTTTGAATGTTCTTTTTATACTGTTGGAAAATATAATATAACTGCTTATAAAGTGTAAAAAGATAATTCTTTGGGAGGATTCCTTTATGCGTAGAAAATTATTTTTAATTGTTCTAACTACGTCACTATTGTTATCTAGTATTATTTCGATTTATGTAATTCATAATCTTCAAGGAAATGCCAGAGTTATCAATTATACTGGTGTTGTTCGTGGTGCAACGCAACGATTGATCAAACAAGAATTAAGTAATAAGCCAAATGACAAATTAGTGAAAAAAAATAGATGATATTATTGATGAACTACAAACTGGACATGGTGAACTTGGTTTGATTCGTTTAGCTTCTGATGATTTCCAAGAAAATATGACTCAAATGAAATTTGATTGGGAGGGGTTAAAAAAAGAAATTTATTTGGTTCGAGAAGGCAGAGATAATGGGAATTTATATTTTTATAGTGAAGCCTTTTTTGAGTTGGCAGATAATACGGTACATTCTACGGAATTGTATTCTGAAAAGAGCGTGTATTCAGCAGAAGGAACATTAATAATTTTGAATCTAGCGTTAGCAATACTAGTGTTTTTTATTTATAAGTATAATACTAAACAAGAAAAAATACGAAAAAAATTAGAGAAAGAGGAAGAAAATAATAAACAACGTAAAGTATAACTTGCAAGACTGGCTGAAAACATGCGCGCTCCCTTAAATGATATTTCTGAACTTTTATATATTGTTGACTTAGAAACTTATGATTTATTATTTATTAATGAAACCGGAATGAAAATATTTGAGGTTGATTCAATCTATGGAAAAAATGTTATAAAGTCTTACAAGGAAGAGATGCGCCTTGTAATTTTGTACTAACTGCTATTTGAAAGAAGAGGAAAATTATACTTGAGAATTTACTAATCCGCTAACTAAACGGCATTACCTGTTAAAAGATCGTTTAATTGAGTGGGATGGTAAGGTTGCAAGAATGGAAATTGCTTTTGATACTACAGAATCTGAGATAGAAAAACAGCAGTTAAAATTTACACTTGAGGCTGAAAAAACGATTACAGAATGTATTGGTATATTATATCGTGAAAATGGCGTTAGTACTGCAATTATTGAAGTGTTGAGAAAGCTTGGGAATTTTTTATCAGCAGAAAGAACATACATAATCTATATTAAAGATGAACTAATGTATAATGACTATGAATGGTGTGCGGAAAATATTATATCACAAAAAAACACCCTACAAGGAATTCCTCTTGCAATGATTGATCGGTGGATTCCTTATTTTAAAAATGATAAATGTGTAATCATTGAAAATTTAGAAGAAATAAAAGAAATTTCATTGGAAGAATATGAAATACTAGACAGTCAGTCAATAACTAGCTTAGTGTAGCTCCGTTGGAACAAAATGGCGAACTGGCAGGTTATTTAGGAGTTGATAATCCACCTCCAGATAAAATTATTAATATTGCTTCATTGCTTCAAACATTATGTTATTTCGTTTCATTAGCATTACAACATGCAGAGAGTCAAAAAAAATTATCATATTTGAGTTATCATGATAATTCAACGACCTTTTATAATCGTAATCGTTATATTAAAGATACTCAAAAACTTTTTAATATGGATACTTCATTGGGAATTATTTATTTAGATGTAAATGGTTTAAAAGATGTAAATGATCAATTTGGACACGAAGTTGGTGACGCATTATTGGTTGAATGTGCTAGACGTATGAAAATGGTATTTAAAAAAGCTGATTTTTATCGTATTGGTGGGGATGAATTTATTATTATTTGTCAAAGCATAAAAAAAGAGTCATTTGAAAAACGAGTTAAAGAATTAAGTGAAAGTTTTTCTAAAAAACCAGTTTGTCAAGTAGCGATAGGAACACAATGGACTAATGCAGTAGGTAATATTAATGAGATGATTGCTGAGGCAGATGCAAGGATGTATGAAAATAAAAAAGAATTTTATCATAAGCATATGATTTCCAGACGGTATCGTCACCATAGCGATGAGATGCTGCATCTCACTAATATTGATTATCTAGAATCTGAGATTGAAAACGGTCATTTTGTTGTCTATCTACAACCTAAAATTTTATGTGAAGATCGCTCATGTGTTGGGGCAGAAGCATTGATACGTTACTGTGATAATGCTGGGACATTAATTCCGCTTTCAATAAATTTTTCTATAGAATCACTTCGTGGTAAATCTTTTGTTGAACGTATTTTAGAAACTTGTAAAAAATATCAAATACCTACTAAATATATAGAAATAGAAATAACAGAACGAGTACATGACGAAAAGAATTTTGAAATTAAAACGGTAATATCAAAACTTCGTAGTGCTGGATTTATTGTAGCTATTGATGATTTTGGAACGGAGTATGCCAATTTAGCATTATTATCGGATGCTGAGTTTGATATTCTAAAATTGGATAAGAGCTTAATTAGTAATGTTGCATTAAATCCAAGAACTAAGATAATCATGGAATATATTTCAAAAATTTGTCATCGATTAGGGCTGGATATGATAGCGGAAGGAATTGAATCTGAAGAGCAGTTTTTTACGCTGTGTTCATATGGGGTTGAAACAGTTCAAGGTTATTTATTCAGCAAGCCGTTGGCAATAAATGTTTTTGAAGAAAAGTATCTAAGTTAATTTTAAGAAGCTAATTAAAGTTTATTTAAGGTGTTGTATGTGAAGTGTATAAATAATAACATTTATTTGACTTTATTTTTTAGTTGTCATTGACATTGTCTATATAATTATCTAGAATATAAGTATATAGACGTGGTATTACCTTTAAATCAATTATAGCCTAAGTATTAGTATGAGCAATTTTTTTGCTTGCTTTACTTAGGTTTTATTCTTTTAAAAGTAATGAATGTTTACTGATTCAATCAAGTATGACAAAATAGATGGACAAGGAGTGTGAAAAATTAAGGGAAAACAAATATTGTTAGTACTTGGTAATAATCCGCAAGTATCAAATACTTGTTGCAATTTATTTAGGCCTTTGATTTATTTTAGACTAGAGAAGGGTAAAGGAGCAAAAAAAATGAAAAGGTTAGGGAAAAGGAGAATCATTTCGCTAATTATGGCTTTATCAATGGCTGTTACAACTGTATTTAGTGCAAACATTTCTAATGTTAGAGCGCTAACCAATGCAGAAAAAGCAAGGGAACTTGTCAGTAAAATGACATTAGAAGAGAAAATCGGGCAAAAGTTAATGTTATCTTTCCGTAGTGGATGGACAATGAGAGATGGAACTAAAATTTCATCGGTTCAAACTATTAACGATGAAATTCATGAGATTATTGGTGAATATGATATAGGGAGTGTTATCTTATTTGCTGCTAACTTTAATTCCGATGCAAAAGTAAATGTAGAATTGACAGATGGTTTACAAAAAGCAGCAATGGACAAAGATTTAGGTAAAAACAGTATTCCTCTATTAATTGCTACTGATCAAGAGGGAGGAATCGTATATCGTTTAACTGGTGGGACGGCCTTACCAGGAAATATGGCTTTAGGTGCTAGCGGTAATACTGAAAATGCTGTTAAAGCAGGTAATATTATTGGTAGTGAATTAAATGCGGTTGGTGTAAATGTTAATTTTGCGCCAGATGCTGACGTAAATAATAACCCTAATAACCCCGTTATTGGATTACGTTCATTCAGTAGTAATCCGCAATTAGCAGCTAAATTTGTTTCTGCTTATATTGAAGGAGTTCAAAGCAATAATGTGGCAACTGCCGCTAAACATTTTCCAGGGCATGGAAATGTAGCTACAGATTCGCATACAGGTTTACCTTCGGTTCCTGCGACTAAAGAAGAATTATATAAAACAGAGTTAGTACCTTTTCAGGCGGCAATTGATGCTGGAACAGATATGGTTATGACTGCTCATATCCAATTTCCGAATATTGTAACAGAAGAAATTTACTCAGATAAAAAAGATGAGCTGATGAGTCCGCCAGCTACATTATCTAGGGAAATTTTAACTGATTTATTAAGAGATGAAATGAAGTTTGACGGTGTCATTGTAACTGATTCTATGACAATGCAAGGTGTGGCTAATTACTTTGATACAAACGAAAGAAACTTATTAGCTGTTAAAGCTGGAGTTGATATTCTAGA encodes:
- the eno gene encoding phosphopyruvate hydratase codes for the protein MPYISNVYARQVLDSRGFPTIQVEVTTESGFSGSAIVPSGASTGKYEALELRDNDDARYRGKSVFKAINNVNETIAKLIKEKSVLEQREIDLAMIRFDNTENKEKLGANAMLAVSLAVANCAANYLEIPLYRYLGGCNAHVLPTPMINIVNGGSHATNSLDFQEFMIMPISANSFYQAMEMATNVFHTLKDILKRSNLATSVGDEGGFAPNLESNDDALELIIKAIKECNYEPGKDISIALDVAASELYQNGIYTINGKQYTSDELIKYYEQLVSKYPIISIEDGLDQEDYTGWKKLTSRLGAKIQLVGDDLFVTNTNRLKAGIAGNYSNSILIKLNQIGTLSETIDCIEMAVKNQIAPIISHRSGESEDTFISDLAVGLNIGQIKTGSMSRSERICKYNRLLKIEDDLVGNSCYQGKINNK
- the murI gene encoding glutamate racemase, producing MKINEERNLPIGFIDSGLGGLSVLKEAIKIMPHEDFIYYGDSLNAPYGTKSVDEIRDLTFAIVDKLLKLGIKGLAVACNTATSAAVRQLRIMYPDLTIVGIEPAIKPAVESNHGGEILVMATPMTIKQEKFNRLLDIYKDRAKIIPVSCKGLMEFVEHGNLNGSFLEAYFNETLVPYLNDTTETIVLGCTHYPFLRPYLKEFLGERRIQIIDGSHGTSCELKRQLAGKKLLQKENHEGKVVIKNSMDEPEMIDLSWKLLNLPID
- a CDS encoding bifunctional diguanylate cyclase/phosphodiesterase; the encoded protein is MEQNGELAGYLGVDNPPPDKIINIASLLQTLCYFVSLALQHAESQKKLSYLSYHDNSTTFYNRNRYIKDTQKLFNMDTSLGIIYLDVNGLKDVNDQFGHEVGDALLVECARRMKMVFKKADFYRIGGDEFIIICQSIKKESFEKRVKELSESFSKKPVCQVAIGTQWTNAVGNINEMIAEADARMYENKKEFYHKHMISRRYRHHSDEMLHLTNIDYLESEIENGHFVVYLQPKILCEDRSCVGAEALIRYCDNAGTLIPLSINFSIESLRGKSFVERILETCKKYQIPTKYIEIEITERVHDEKNFEIKTVISKLRSAGFIVAIDDFGTEYANLALLSDAEFDILKLDKSLISNVALNPRTKIIMEYISKICHRLGLDMIAEGIESEEQFFTLCSYGVETVQGYLFSKPLAINVFEEKYLS